Proteins encoded in a region of the Euleptes europaea isolate rEulEur1 chromosome 3, rEulEur1.hap1, whole genome shotgun sequence genome:
- the LOC130474665 gene encoding chemerin-like receptor 1: MDLLTTFPSDTEFPPGSDTEFYNSWNESWASESFYNSAQIQQVMKMVSMVIYSITLALGTTGNGLVIFLTGFRMKKTVTTIWYLNLAVADFIFAVSLSSEIVYMALDYHWTLGRLMCKLDSMVTFLNMFASVFFLTAISADRCVAVMCPVWALNHRTLRLASFMAACIWVAAFALSLPYLRFRDTKHYPGGSVGCIYSFGSEEDGDLRTQRHLSVVVTEFTVGFLVPFAIILACYCSIVVKLRGSLFGRFGRSFKIIATVVLVFFCSWFPYHLFSILETLEDDSLELKKTLDIGSPLAHGLFCLNSCLNPLLYTFIGTGCHAANGRSFLSSFKGAFRENWVPHTLSSSRQFSSASAVESTVV; this comes from the coding sequence ATGGATCTCCTCACCACCTTTCCATCCGACACTGAATTCCCACCAGGAAGCGACACCGAATTTTACAACAGCTGGAATGAAAGTTGGGCCTCAGAGTCTTTCTACAACAGTGCCCAAATCCAGCAGGTCATGAAAATGGTTTCCATGGTAATTTATAGCATCACGTTGGCGTTGGGCACCACAGGCAACGGGCTAGTCATCTTCCTCACTGGCTTCCGCATGAAGAAGACGGTCACCACCATATGGTACCTCAACTTGGCTGTGGCCGACTTCATCTTCGCCGTCTCACTCTCCTCTGAGATAGTTTACATGGCCCTGGATTATCACTGGACTCTGGGGAGGCTGATGTGCAAGCTCGACAGCATGGTGACCTTCCTGAACATGTTTGCCAGCGTCTTCTTCTTGACAGCCATCAGCGCCGACCGCTGCGTCGCTGTCATGTGCCCAGTCTGGGCCTTGAACCACCGCACCCTCCGCCTGGCTTCCTTCATGGCGGCATGCATTTGGGTGGCTGCCTTCGCCCTCAGCTTACCGTACCTCCGTTTCCGTGATACAAAACACTATCCAGGTGGCTCCGTTGGGTGCATCTATAGCTTTGGTTCAGAGGAAGACGGCGATCTCAGGACCCAGCGGCACCTCTCCGTAGTGGTGACCGAATTCACAGTCGGCTTTCTCGTCCCCTTCGCCATCATTTTGGCTTGCTACTGCTCCATCGTCGTCAAACTGAGGGGAAGCCTCTTCGGTCGTTTCGGCAGGTCCTTCAAGATCATAGCGACGGTGGTCCTGGTGTTCTTCTGCAGCTGGTTCCCATACCATCTCTTCTCCATTCTTGAAACTCTGGAAGACGACAGCCTTGAGCTGAAAAAGACCCTCGATATAGGATCACCATTGGCTCACGGCCTTTTCTGCCTCAACAGTTGTCTCAACCCTCTTTTGTATACCTTCATTGGGACAGGCTGCCATGCAGCTAACGGTCGATCCTTCTTGTCTTCCTTTAAAGGAGCTTTCCGTGAGAACTGGGTCCCACACACTCTTTCCAGCAGCAGACAATTCAGCAGTGCTTCAGCAGTGGAGTCCACCGTGGTTTGA